The nucleotide window ATTCGTGCTGTTAGATCAAGGCTGGCGGAGGTAGCCTAGAGTGGATATTTACGGGCAAGAATATCAGAATCCAGTGATCCACAACAAACTGCGCGCACAAGTCTATCGGAGAACAATGGATACCCATATTAGCGCGCGTCAAGGGCAAAGGTATGTCTTAGCCTTTCTAATGGTATGCCTTTTGCAATCAACATCTGCCGTAACACATTACTCAATTCCCGAGGAAATGGAGATTGGCTCTGTTGTCGCAAATCTAGCTGCTGATTTGAACATTGACGTAAAAACACTGAGCAGAAGGAAGATGCGTCTGGATAATATTGCTAACAAAAGATACCTCGAAATCAACAAAGAGACAGGAGAACTGTTCATATTCGAGAGAATTGACAGAGAATATCTCTGCACTTCCAAATCGACATGTGTATTAAAGCTGGATGCATCAATAGAAAATCCCGTTCGAATGTTTAATATTGAACTGGAAATTTTGGACATAAATGACAATGAGCCACATTTTCGCAGAGATACTATGCATTTGGACATATCTGAATCCACACCAGTTGGTGAACGATTCTCTTTGAACAATGCTGTGGATCCTGACGTTGGGTCGAATTCAATCAAAACGTATTATCTTAGTGAGAGCGagcattttaacattgaaaTACAATCTGGTCGCGATGGATCAAAATTTACAGATTTGATTTTGAAAAAGCCTTTGGACAGAGAAAAGCAGAATATTCACAACTTAATACTTACTGCTGTGGATGGTGGCGTCCCTGCACGGTCTGGCACAGCCAGCATTGTAGTGCAGGTGTTAGACACAAATGATAACGCCCCCCAGTTTGACAAAGAAAGCTACACGATAACACTGTCAGAGAACTCCCCCATTGGAAGTCTGGTTGTGAAATTAAATGCTACAGACTTAGACGAAGGCTCAAATTCAGATATCACTTATCTATTTAGTCTATATACATCGGAGAAAACACAACAAACGTTCAGTTTAAATCCTGATAATGGCGAGATTAGGGTAAAGGACATGGTTAATTACGAAGATTTTAAAATGTATGATATGGAGATCATAGCAAAGGACAAAGCTGCAAATTCTTTATCAGGGCAATGCAAATTAACTATATTGATTACTGATATGAACGACAACCATCCAGAAATTTCAGTGAAGTCCTTTCAAAGTACAATTAAGGAAAATGTTGAAGTGGATACTGTCATTGCTGTTGTAAGCGTCAGTGACAAAGACTCTGGGGAAAACGGTGTTGTTGACATTAAAATAAATGATAATTTGCCCTTTGCATTAAGAGAGTCTGCAGACAACTATTTCGAATTAGTGGTGTCCACCCTACTGGATAGAGAAAGGGTTCCCGAATATGATATTACATTTACGGTCACAGACAGGGGCACACCTCAATTATCTGATAACGAGACCATAACCGTAGAATTGCTTGATGTTAATGACAACGTCCCTCGGTTCAATCAGACGTTTTTCACAATACCAGTGACTGAGAATAACGCACCAGGTGCACTATTAGCTGCCCTTACCGCTGTAGATCCAGACCTCTATGAAAACCAGTACCTCGTTTATTTCATCATAGAAAAAGAAATCGCAAACACCTCCATGTCCATGCTATTCTCTATTAACCCAGAGAATGGCAACCTTTACGCACTAAAGACGTTTGATTATGAAATAGAAAAAGAGTTTCTTTTTCACATTGAAGCCCGGGATTCAGGCGTTCCTCCTCTCAGCAGTAACGTTACGGTTCATATCATCATCATGGACCAAAATGATAACACTCCAGTGATAGTGTCTCCATGGCGCGCGCATGGCACCGTGGTTGAGGAAAAGATCCCCAGGAACACTGATAAGGGATCTCTAGTTGCCAAAGTGATCGCCATTGACACGGACTCTGTTCACAACTCTCGGATAACGTACCAGTTTCTCCAGAACACGGACGCTACTTTATTCAGCTTAGATCAGTACAACGGAGAGATCAGGACCATGAGAATGTTCAGTTACAGAGACGCGCGTCACCAGCGCCTAGTGGTGATCGCCAAGGACAATGGAGAGCCTGCGCTCTCTGCCACCGTGACCATCAAGCTCTCCACGATAGAGACTGCTCTTAAATCCTACGCTGACATGACTGAGGTACCTTTGGAATATGACAT belongs to Alosa sapidissima isolate fAloSap1 chromosome 20, fAloSap1.pri, whole genome shotgun sequence and includes:
- the LOC121693912 gene encoding protocadherin alpha-C2-like isoform X11 translates to MDTHISARQGQRYVLAFLMVCLLQSTSAVTHYSIPEEMEIGSVVANLAADLNIDVKTLSRRKMRLDNIANKRYLEINKETGELFIFERIDREYLCTSKSTCVLKLDASIENPVRMFNIELEILDINDNEPHFRRDTMHLDISESTPVGERFSLNNAVDPDVGSNSIKTYYLSESEHFNIEIQSGRDGSKFTDLILKKPLDREKQNIHNLILTAVDGGVPARSGTASIVVQVLDTNDNAPQFDKESYTITLSENSPIGSLVVKLNATDLDEGSNSDITYLFSLYTSEKTQQTFSLNPDNGEIRVKDMVNYEDFKMYDMEIIAKDKAANSLSGQCKLTILITDMNDNHPEISVKSFQSTIKENVEVDTVIAVVSVSDKDSGENGVVDIKINDNLPFALRESADNYFELVVSTLLDRERVPEYDITFTVTDRGTPQLSDNETITVELLDVNDNVPRFNQTFFTIPVTENNAPGALLAALTAVDPDLYENQYLVYFIIEKEIANTSMSMLFSINPENGNLYALKTFDYEIEKEFLFHIEARDSGVPPLSSNVTVHIIIMDQNDNTPVIVSPWRAHGTVVEEKIPRNTDKGSLVAKVIAIDTDSVHNSRITYQFLQNTDATLFSLDQYNGEIRTMRMFSYRDARHQRLVVIAKDNGEPALSATVTIKLSTIETALKSYADMTEVPLEYDIFSDLNLYLVIGLGSVSFLLLITILVTIVLKCQKPKHSKAAPPSRNSVVSERNSTFADSTLVSNDAYWYSMFLAETRKGKLVVRQPVPKGSRYVVSSLPRSTGLTETSDSAASTLQYSK
- the LOC121693912 gene encoding protocadherin alpha-C2-like isoform X5, coding for MDTHISARQGQRYVLAFLMVCLLQSTSAVTHYSIPEEMEIGSVVANLAADLNIDVKTLSRRKMRLDNIANKRYLEINKETGELFIFERIDREYLCTSKSTCVLKLDASIENPVRMFNIELEILDINDNEPHFRRDTMHLDISESTPVGERFSLNNAVDPDVGSNSIKTYYLSESEHFNIEIQSGRDGSKFTDLILKKPLDREKQNIHNLILTAVDGGVPARSGTASIVVQVLDTNDNAPQFDKESYTITLSENSPIGSLVVKLNATDLDEGSNSDITYLFSLYTSEKTQQTFSLNPDNGEIRVKDMVNYEDFKMYDMEIIAKDKAANSLSGQCKLTILITDMNDNHPEISVKSFQSTIKENVEVDTVIAVVSVSDKDSGENGVVDIKINDNLPFALRESADNYFELVVSTLLDRERVPEYDITFTVTDRGTPQLSDNETITVELLDVNDNVPRFNQTFFTIPVTENNAPGALLAALTAVDPDLYENQYLVYFIIEKEIANTSMSMLFSINPENGNLYALKTFDYEIEKEFLFHIEARDSGVPPLSSNVTVHIIIMDQNDNTPVIVSPWRAHGTVVEEKIPRNTDKGSLVAKVIAIDTDSVHNSRITYQFLQNTDATLFSLDQYNGEIRTMRMFSYRDARHQRLVVIAKDNGEPALSATVTIKLSTIETALKSYADMTEVPLEYDIFSDLNLYLVIGLGSVSFLLLITILVTIVLKCQKPKHSKAAPPSRNSVVSERNSTFADSTLVSNDAYWYSMFLAETRKGKLVVRQPVPKGSRYVVSSLPRSTGLTETSDSAASTLQASTTTSSSSS